CGCAGAAGGTCGAAGGTATATTTCGATAGTGACGGGGAAGATGGTGAGCAGGGAGAGAGCAAGGACAAGTCGGGTCTCCCTAAACCCGACTCAATCTCCTTGGCTGAGCAGGAGCAGCTGGCTCTTAAGCTACTGAGCTCGATGCACTCATAGTCGTAGAAGCTGCGTCATCAGCTCTTTTTGTTGTAATCCAGAAAAATTTTGCTCCTGAGGAATTTCTTGTTTTGGTCAATcgaggcttttttttttaattattcaggTGGATACATATGATATGAGATCATAGCAGTTTTGTTCAAAAACATGTTGAACCCATTGAATATCGGTGTCAGTTAACATCCATAATGCTTGCATCGGAAAATCATGGCGGTATGAACCATCGAGTTATCGATAGTAGATCGGACGTGTGTACTCCTTCACGAATGCCTATGCACGAACTTATTTATGTCAATTGACTGTAAATTATCAACATAATAATGCACCTATAATGTAATTATAATACGGTGTAAAAGTACGACTGAACCTAGTTTACCATTAGGCAATGTATATTATCTATCTATAGCAGAAAGCTTCATTTTCATCAGAGTAGCAGAATAACTGAACTGAACAGAACGAACTTCCATCATTTGCAACTCCGAGTACACGTAGATTTTAGGCCGAAATCGTAATTAAAAGTAACCAACTTCCCTAGCTACTGATTCATATCTTGATTGCAATTGAGAAGTCACTGGGTACTCAAAAGATTTTGAATGGAGTCCAGTACTTGATTGAACAGTGCAGAATCAATCGCTTCCATTAGTACAGAACACCAAACTGTGCAAGATTTGCTCCATAACGCAACCAACAGGTTAATGAAACTAATCATGTTCACACGTGGATTTGGTCATGATCATGAGATGTTTTTAATTAGGTTTCAAACGTGCATTGTAGTCAGTTAAGATCTCAATTACCATTGAAACAATATTCTCGTTGCTAATTAACTTCTCTTTAGCTTATTGTATCTAATTTTTTTGTGTTAATTTAAACATTTTCCCAAAATCTAGTAGTTTTAACTTCGAGAATCAAATTATTGCTAATAGTTACGTTTTGAACCATTATCTCTAAAGTTGAAATCACTCCAAATCATGATACCAAGATTTGTCTTGATAGACGGGataatttctaaaattgagtatttttttattacaaaaaagaTCCAATGAACCTAATATAActaaatagaaatcctaatagcTAAACAAAGAGATAGTGTAATCCCACATGAGTATCGAACTTGAAAGCTCTTGGCTACAGACGCACGACACCGTATTTCACATTCTTTGGCGAATATGGAGAACTTTGGACATATCGATCCGAATCATCTCCCTCTCTTTACATTCCAAATCCTTCCATTCAGTCGCGTTGTAAaagacataaaaaaaattgtaggGGGTTAAGACAGGAGCAcaagttatttttctttttgtacaGAAATATTCTTCGTATTAGTATCTTCTTTGAGTCCTTAGGAATCTAACTAAGGATAATGCAAGAATGGGAGTATTCCTTCGCAATCATAAGATGATGCCTCCAGGCTCCAACGTCTCCATACCCCATAGTTCTTCATGATTCGATATTTATTGAGATTACCTTGTTTTTATGATATGACACTGTATGGGGCAAAAGTTTTTAACTTTTATTGAATAAAAGTGTGTTTTATTagcacttttatttttttcacttttatttaattcattttcCAAAATGAACAGTATAAGAAAAAGGAacacaatttttatttagtattttatttcGTTTTGGCAATTCaatgtattatattatatctttttttcaacttttgaCAAATAAAGACGCAaagaaaagacatctttttATTAGGCCatccaaaatatataaaacctaaatatatatgtacttttgggttaatttcatcaaaataaattataatatgaaatatcgatgaaaaaaatgatattatttaaaaaacatATTATACTTTCTTAAATATCTTATTctaaaaattgtaataaatcACTATCATATATTtcgtaaaaaaaagaagtgcaaatcatatatttatcatAAACTCTTCTTGCAAATtcttacttttaaaaatttataaatagatttatcttttattattttaaaatcgttcaatatttaaacataCTTATTGCATCATAgtagaattttcttttagttacTAATTAtgttaaaaagttttttttatagatatatcattttaagaaattatattttttttccaaataatttttaagatTACATTTTTTCAGTCAAGAATGTgtttgtataataaaattattaagtatataacaatttatatgtatttattaatttaatcctAACTGTATGtacaattataattatttattgagTTAAATGTAGTTTGTCCCCGAACTATGAGGTGAGTTTGAGTTTACCCTTGATCTTTAAAAAGTTGTAGAGTATCTCCTGACCTTATTCGAAAATAAGCAAGATGCCTCATATTCTAATTTCCGGTTAGATTTCCGACCAAAAGATTGCACATACCACTCACATGCCGATAAGTGGAGGGCAAATATGTCACACTCTAACTATCAGAATTTTtggaacaagaaaaaaaaaagggacaaaACTCCCCAATTCTTCTTGAAAGGATTATCCTCACTGAACATCATGGCACAACATCAAGATCCTATTGAGCAAATCCACGGTCAAGGGTTCAGTCATATCTGCTGCCAAAGCAGTCCATAAGATAGCTGAGAAGGTGAAGGAGAGCATGTCCGATTAAGAAGCGCCCAAATCGGAGCTTTAACAAATGGTCGTTCGACTCGTTCAATTGCATTTTACCTATTAGATTTGGCATTAATAGACATGAGTTGCATTCTCTGTCCTTTGCTTATTTGGGGTTGCTCTTTTACTATTCTACAAATTTAGAAAGACAAGTTCTATTCAACTTAAATTCAAGAAATTGAGATGCAGCCCCGAATTATGTttgtcaaaagaaaagaaaattgtttgGTGAAATGTTTGTTTTCGCCCCGAATTTCACACTGGCTCTAGCTTTCTCGTATATGGGGTTGTATGTATAATATCAGATGGTATGGTAAAACTTTGATCTTTTGTCTGGTCAAGAAGGAAGTGAGGGGGTCGCCGACAAGAAGGTGGCTGTGGCGAGGGGACAAGGAGATGGGGCTGTCGTGGTTGGTCATCGCCGGGGAGAATTGGGAAGCTTCGGGCCCtatttttgttattgtttCGGAAATTCTTATAATTAGAGTGGGACATATTTGTCATTCATTGATTGACATGTGAGTGGTATATGCCCTCTTTTGGCTGGAAATCTGATCGGAAATTGGAGTAAGAGGCACCTTGCTTATTTTCAAGTAAAGTTGGGAGGTACTATGTAACTTTTTGAAGATTATGGGGGAAATTCAAAGTCACCCAGTTATTTGATGGCAAATTGCATTTAactcttatttatttaaacatttatttttatgaacttatattatgtataattTACATTTCaatcttatttattatatgtgatataactttatatatatatatatatatatatatatatataggacgAAGGTCAAGCACCCAGTACTCAAATTAGATGGGATCTGACCAATTTGGGCAACATCCATAATATTTCATATCTTGGATTGGTCTTCGCAAGTTTAGCTGGATATGAAATCGATCATTTTATGAGTTCAATCACAATTATCGAGTACTTCATATTATCTGAACGGGTGATAAACTTGAACACAATGAATCTAGCCTTACATAGAAGTCGCTTTGGCTCGGGCAGTGGCCTTCTCGGTCCTTCCCATCAGCCTTCTATGCAACGACCCCACAACGCTCGGTTCGTGGCCTTCTTCTAGGTTGCATTATGTTTAGCCAACAGTTCCACGCATGGGCCCAAGGAACCAAGAGCAGGCTCCCCCAGCTCGTGGTTTCATTGCAGGATGCCGGGATCCTCGTGTCTCGAGCACAACATGCCGCACATCACCGGCCTCCCTATAATAACAATTACTGCATCGTGAGCGGAGTTTGGAACACGTTCCTGGACGAGACGAAGGCATTCGAGGCGTTGGAGATGGCGCTATTCTTCAAGTTCTGGCTGCGGTCGCGGTCCTGGGACCAGCCTAGCTCCGAGTGGACGGAGGATTTAGAGGCCTCTGCTCAAATCGAAGCCTAGCTTGTTAATGCATAACATatcatattcatattattgaattttaattaagtgcatttttttttcttttagaaagTTTCTTCCAAAAATACGAGAAATGTGCTGATTGAATGCAATGTCGATGACGAGCACCGATTCACCTACATGCTGCAAGTGTTAGTGTAAATACGTATCAAGCTTAATCGTggcaataattttttaatgcgATATAATATCTGGTACAAAACCGAGCAGCAAATTGCATCCTATGGATCTAAATGCAACAACTACATTCGAGTAACGATTATAAAACACTATAATCAGGCAATCAatgcctttctttttttttttttcgatacgTATCCTGATATCCAGAAACCCAATGGAATCTGACTAATTCAATCGGGAGATCGAacattaaaggttattcttCCTCCCAACAAGTGCACTTCCCGGGGTTCGAACTTGTGTTCTCCTCCTTACGGGGGTGAGCGGTTTATCACTCAGCCAACACTTTTGTTAGTGCAATCAATGCCTTTCGCCATTTGTTACATTGCGCTTTATGGGAATAAAAGCAAACCAAGAAGAGCAATGGATGTCTCGATCAAGACAACCGGGCTAACTTTGGATTGATGTATGGTGCACGATCTTCTATCTTCtctatataattttcttgGCGAGTAACAAAGAACTTGGTATAAGATTTCATCCATATCAAGCCAATGTGCAACGTGTTGAAAGGATTGACATGACTAATGCAGTCACATATAATAATGTAAGatttctcctttttatttatttttatttttttagtaaataAATTTGCTTTATTTGCCAAAGAAGCCCATACATCATACACCGATCCATTCAAAGCCCAAGTATATAAAAGCCCAGCCTAtcatatttaatgagataGGCCCAAACACGATCCCAGCCACACGTGTGCAATCCAATAGATCGAGGTGCTAGGCTAGGGTTCGCTTGGATCGTCAATCGTCACGGTGGCTCCGCCGGCGCCGGTGGATTTTCCCGCCATGCAGgaaattgtaaaaaataaatattacaatTAAAATGTATTGATTTAACCAAAAGATCCAAAACTACTCATAAAATCAAAGCCTCATTTTTGGttcttctaattttcttttctttttttttccccaaaatCACGAGATAAGTAATATAAATTGTATTTTATCCATATACCAATTCTTCCTAATTTTCCTTAATAATCTCCTAGACGTTAAATAATATTGATTGGCTTTAGTCAAGTATAACGTGTACCATGGCCATCAAATTTCCCACGATGATCCTACTCGTCTCTTAATAGGTTGGACTATACTGCAATCTAATCATCGAAAAAACACGCCCCGAAGACAAAAGATTTGGCCAAATTGGAGCATCATGCAACCgttaaaacgaaaaaaaaattaatcattaaaACAGTAATAAATCGTTGAATATTAAGATCTGAATGTTCAGAATAAGAAAAGATTGATATGAAGGACCGTTTATTTAAGGAGTGAGGCGGATGATCTTTGGGCGTAATATACTTCTCCATTGGTAATTTTCCATCTCACTTTAAATTAGGAGCTCtgttttttccttaaaaagtatttatttattattaaggaCAAATATTTGCCACCCATTTATTGggacctttttattttcctttttcgttCTTTTCCCCCAAAACCACAACAAGGGTTTATTGTTTTTGGCTCAtctcttccttctctctctctctctctctctgcgtgTCGTCTGTCTTCTGAGCTGCCCATGGCCTTGTCGTCTCTGCTCCAGCCGCAGACCCACTTGCCTCCTCAGCTCCGGGTTTCGGCCTCAGCCTTTTGAGCCCCATAACCTCCGCCCAATAGCTCTATTTACGTGACTATACCTTCTCAGTCTCAAGAACCCGACAAGACGGCTCCTTCTCTCACTCCAGCTGGGAAGCTGGGCAGAGCTATGGCTATGGGGTTCTCCACCACCACTGCCCAGGGCCCTACCTACTGCCCCTCCTTCGTCTTCTCCCGCTCTCGCCCATGCCGCCGCTTTTTGGTCGGCTCTTCCTCCCCCTCTTCCACTCGTTCCTTCTGGGCTTCCAGAAGAGCCCTCCGCAGGTGAAATTTCCAGCTTCGGTTCTTGCTTGCTTAGCTTAGCTTCCTCCTTTCCCTTCAGTTTCCTGCTTTCTTCTTGTTGTTTCATGCGAAGCTTGTCTGATTCTGCTTGGGGATGCTCTATTTTGCTGCTTCTCATGTTCGGTGGTTCTTGGGTTTGAGAGTTTTTTGCTCACTTCATTTTCTTGTTCTGGCGCCAATGTTGGTTCTTTATATTCACAGCTTTTGTTTGGGGGAGTTCTTGACTGGTCATTTGCTCGAGAATCAAATATTTTAGCCCACGGGTTGCAGTAATTGCAAGCAGGCCTCATTTTTTGCCATGCCATGTCTTGGAATATGATGTTTGGCTTGTCAAATTTACAGTGTTGCATTTGATGAAATTGGCAGGGACGAAGTTGGCAGAAAGGATGATGCTAGTTATGCGTTTCCTATTTCGTCATCTACTGGCCCTGCTCGGTTAAAAAGTTCTCTCTTTAGCCCACCATCTGGTGAATATGTTAACAACTGCGAGGAACTTGCCTATAGAGCTGCTGAGCATTCCAGAAGACCGCAGATTCCTGACCATACTCTTCAGGTTATAGTCAATATGAGATCTTCAGATGCTAGAATGATAGCTTGCCAGATGTCTCAGAATGCTGCTGCGGGGATTACAAGTCCTCCTGACAGTAGTAGGACATGGAAGACAGAAGCTGAGCGCATCAGGGAATCAAAAGATGAGATTTGCAGTAATTACATGCAGCGGGAGAATTCATCCTCGGCGCCTAGAACCGGAGAAACGCCTGGCACCGGAAACTCAAGGAATTACAAGCCTAATGGATTTGGGCTACAACATACTCAACGCACTCATGGTGAAACTCTGAGGAAGTTTGACAAATTTAATGACTTTATTTCGCCACCTGGGATTGAACTCGATATGCAGAAGATTATGCATTTTGAGTCCAAAGAAGCTCTAGTTGTTGGTGCCCCCCTAATTGAGACAGATCAAATTCAGATGAAGAGCCAACAATCTACTAAGACTGCTGAAAATATTACAACAGTCCGAAGTAGTTCTGATGGCAGCGGCTATAAGTTTTCCCCCAAGGCTGCCCCTACTTCCAAAAGCGGTTATGCCAGGAAACAAGTTTACCGTAGAGTGCAAAATGCTCAACCCCCAAGGGCAACTTCAAAAACATACGGTCGACCAGTAGTGGATGCTCGAAAAACTGTGGAGGAAACTCCTAAGAAGTCTTCTCAACATAATGTTGTTGTTCCTTCTCCGGAAAGATTGGTTGGTACTAGTGTCTTAGTTTCTGAACCTTTTGAAGATGAAGCAGTCGTTGCCTTTGGAGTTGATGCTGCCAAGGATAAAGCCTCTAACACCAGTGAGGATGTAAGGAAGAAGCTTAGAGGTATATATGAAGAAGTTATAGTAGTTGATAACATCTCAATGGCAAGAGAAATTGTACAAAAGTTGACTCACCAGTACAGACATCTAATCCATGCATGTGATACAGAGGTTTGTATGGTTCCACAATTCCTTCCATTGGGTTGGTTCAAAATTTGCTTCACTTTTATCTTGTTTGTACGGAATCTTGAATTCTATTAAAAATGATTTATGCATTTGTTGATCTACTGAAAAGTAGTTTTGAATTATTAATCATGTTTTGTTTGCTTTTATGCAGGTGGCTAAAATCGATGTGAAGCAAGAAACTCCAGTGGACCATGGGGAGGTTATTTGCTTCAGTATATACTCTGGACCTGAGGCAGATTATGGCAATGGAAAGTCCTGTGTGTGGGTAGATGTTCTTGATGGTGGTGGAAATGATCTGTTACTTGAGTTCGCTCCATTTTTTGAGGaccctaaaataaaaaaggtggatataaatatatgatatgcATATTCCCGAGTAATACTTTTATTCTTACTATACCTTTTGAGTATTGTAACGTCAGTGGAGAATATCCATAGCAGGATATATatgcgtgtgtgtgtgtgtataaatatatatatatatatatatatattacagtTGCTACTAGTTCTAGAGCTGCAAGGCCATTTGTTATGACAGTAATACTGAGACATATCAGTGTAGAAGAGCTTGCTATTGTTGATGATCCATTAATATATCTGTTCTCTTTTTTGGCTTATATGTCTTGCTGGGTATAGATGTTGCATTTTACACTGTCTTGGTCGtggtttatatattttatttttgaatttacaAGAGCCCTTGATAATCTGGCTTGTTTTGTAGGTTTGGCACAATTATAGCTTTGATAACCACGTTCTTGAGAACTATGGAATTAAGCTCTCTGGGTTCCATGCTGATACAATGCACATGGCCCGGCTGTGGAATTCATCAAGAAGAACAGAAGGAGGATACTCCCTCGAAGCACTCACCGGTGACCGTGAGGTCATGAGTGGTGCAGCACTAGGCCCTGAGAAGGAACTGATTGGTAAAATATCGATGAAAACAATCTTcggaaagaaaaaagtgaagaaagaTGGGAGTGAAGGGAAAATCACCACCTTAGCTCCTGTCGAAGAACTGCAGAGGGAAGAGCAAGAGTTATGGATCTCTTACTCATCCTTGGATGCGATAAGCACTCTGAAGCTTTACGAAAGCTTGAGGAACAAATTGCTTGGAATGGCATGGAGGTTTAATGGAATGCCACAGGCAGGAAAATCGATGTTTGACTTCTATAAGGAATATTGGCGACCCTTTGGTGAGATTCTCGTTAAAATGGAAAGGGATGGCATGTTAGTTGATCGCCCGTACCTTGCTGATATTGAGAAGCTAGCGAAAGCAGAGCAGGAGGTTGCAGTAAATAGGTTCCGAAATTGGGCTTCGAAGTATTGCCCTGATGCTAAGTACATGAATGTGGGAAGTGATACTCAACTACGCCAACTATTTTTTGGTGGCATTTTGAACAGGTGAAAATCTCGATTTTTATTGCCAGAGAGACATTAGAGATGTTATTTATCCCATGCAGCTGAAGTTCTTCAATTATTCTAATTGTATGATCCTAATGATCTTGTCGACTGCTGATTACAATCTTCCTGCTTTTACCAGTTTCACATGTCTTTTCTGGGCCAAGAAATATCATATTTTTGACGATGAACTCCATAATGTTGTACATATTTTAGTGTAGCTGTAAGTTCATTATCTCAGTTAGTGACTGATAAAGGGCTGCTCAATAGATCTGCATGTTTTGCTACTTCTGACATGAACTTCTGATTCATTATGTTCTGTTACCAGTAAGGACCCCAATGAGGCCCTACCAGAAGAGAAGACATTTAAAATCACGAATGATGATGGGTTTATAGAAGAAGGCAAAAAGAAGGCTTCAAAATATCGGAACATCACTCTGCGCAGTATTGGTGTTAAATTTCCGACAGAGATGTACACTGCCACTGGTTGGCCTTCAGTCAGCGGTCCTGCTCTGAAAACTCTCGCAGGGAAGGTTTCTGCAGAGTATGACTTGATAGACGAAGCTTCTGAAGTGGAGCAGCTTGAAGAGAGCAATGAGGAAATTATTTCAGAGTCCAAAATGGAGGGAGTCGTGAGTAAGAAAGTGGATATTTCTCAATATGGAACAGCTTACGGGGCATTCCTGGGTGATGAAGAGGCAGGGAAGGCAGCATGTCATGCTATTGCTGCTCTCTGTGAAGTGTGTTCTATCGACTCTCTAATATCGAACTTCATTCTCCCCTTACAGGTATTTATGTTGCTTTGCTTTCTCTCAGGAATTTACTTTTCCATCCTGCAAGTTATAGCTTACACCACTTCGCACATGAAATTTATTGTATGCCCACTCACAATTTGGAGGTTTGACTTTAGTTTCACTTTACACCAAATTGGTAGCGCCATCCAGAATTTTGACATAAAACCACAACGACCACCCTACTCAATCTGTGAAAAAATCTTCGCAGACAATCCTGAGAAGTCCCTTTCTCCATTCAGGTTTTTGGAATATTTCATTGATTTTGTTCAGGGCCTAATTATTAATTGACAATTCCCAAAGCATGTGTTCCCAAAATTAGAATTTCTGTGTGCAAACTCACCCCATGCAAACtggtgcaaagttgtttagaTGCAATAGTGTCTTGCTCTCTTGGCTAGATGACAAGAAGTAAAACCCGGATTTTATCTATGAAGCTAACATACCTGACATGTTTCACCCTTTTCTCGTctcatattttaattatgatCCTGCAATGGGCTTGTGTTTGGGTTTAGCTGCTGAGCTACATCGTTCTAATTGTATCTCGTAATTTGTTTCAGGGATGTAATGTGTCAGGCAAAGATGGACGTGTACACTGTTCACTTAACATTAACACTGAGACTGGGCGTTTATCAGCTAGGAGGCCCAATTTGCAGGTTCTTTGCAGTTGCTAGGATTCCTTAGGTGGTTCAAAATATATCGAGACacagcctttttttttttgacttttttctttccccttctttttaattataaccAGAATCAACCTGCCTTGGAGAAGGATCGGTACAAGATTCGGCAGGCATTTATTGCTGCACCAGGAAACTCCCTTATTGTCGCTGACTACGGACAGGTAATTTTCCTCAAATATATTCACTTTTTTAGAGCTTTATCATGCGTCCCGGGTGAATAAAGTTCTTACTCGGCATCACAGCTCGAACTTAGGATTCTCGCGCACCTTGCCAATTGTAAGAGTATGTTGGATGCATTCAAAGCGGGTGGAGATTTCCATTCAAGAACTGCTCTAAACATGTACGACCATATCCGTGAGGCCGTTGAAAATGAGGAAGTTCTTCTCGAGTGGCATCCTCAACCTGGTGAAGATAAACCCCCTGTTCCACTTTTAAAGGTAAGTACTAggaatacttttttttatctttgaCATTGTATATTTCCCCGTTTTTAGTTGGTCAACAGTCTCCGATTAGTGTGCAAGGCCCTTATACACAGGATTGATATCTCCTGATAATTCCATGCGGAATTATGTTGCAGGATGCTTTTGGTTCTGAGAGGAGGAAAGCGAAGATGCTCAACTTCTCGATTGCATATGGGAAAACTCCCATGGGACTCGCCCGAGATTGGAAGGTCTTTTATAGTTGCCAGACAACATTCAGAAAGTTAATCATTCTATTCTAATCGATTGTGAAAGCGGGGAAAAAGGTTATTAAACAGTAGTTTTTGCATTTATTCCCATAAGGTTTCTGTGGAGGAAGCAAGGAAGACAGTCGATCTTTGGTACAAGGAGAGGCAAGAAGTGCTCGTTTGGCAGGAGAAGCGAAAGCAGGAAGCAAGGGAACATGGTCAAGTCTACACTTTGCTGGGACGGGCTCGGAGGTTTCCATCTTTTTCCCGTGCATCCTATGCTCAGAAGGGGCACATTGAACGAGCTGCCATTAACACCCCTGTTCAGGTCCACCTTTCTTTTCTCGTGCCCTTTGTATCTTGGTCCAGTCTTCTTTCTATCCACTGAAAGCACCAATCTCAGAATTAGATGACTTGATGGGACAGGGAAGTGCTGCTGATGTTGCAATGAGTGCAATGTTGCAAATCTTCAAGAACGAACGGTTGAAAGAGCTCGGGTGGAAGCTTCTCTTGCAGGTTAGGATCTaacaatcattattttgatGCGAGAGGAATGGGTTTTGGATGTTCTTTAGCATTAATGGACTTGATCAATCTTTTGAGAGCAGGTTCATGATGAGGTTATTCTGGAAGGGCCGAGTGAATCTGCTGAGGAAGCCAAGGCCATAGTAGTTGATTGCATGTCCAAGCCCTTCTTCGAAGGCGAGAACATCCTTACAGTCGACCTATCAGTTGATGCCAAGTGTGCACAGAACTGGTATGCTGCTAAGTAAACAAcagaaaatggaaataaaaTCAAGCACGGGCCACAACTCCGGCTATATACCCTTGCTGCCTCGAGAATATCTTCCCAACGGGACTGCCCATGTTCTTCCCCGTGGCTGCTGGGGCATCCAAGGTTCTGTCTTGCTTGTCGGATTGGAAGGGTTTCATTGTGAAAATGTGTTTACCTCTACGATGCTGAAGGTTGCATAGGCTTCTGTGGATCGATGAAGCGGGAGATGGAAGCGGCCTCTTGAGAGCATTTTTTGCAATTCTATTAACCGAAGATGAGTGAATTGTGTGGTGTCCCCGGTCAAGCTAACTTGTACATAGAGTAGACAGAGTTGGTTCCCCTGTAATTTTGCTGTATTAATACTATGAATTCTATTCCATTGTTTTCACCATTGGAAAGT
Above is a window of Punica granatum isolate Tunisia-2019 chromosome 7, ASM765513v2, whole genome shotgun sequence DNA encoding:
- the LOC116212996 gene encoding DNA polymerase I B, chloroplastic/mitochondrial-like, whose protein sequence is MAMGFSTTTAQGPTYCPSFVFSRSRPCRRFLVGSSSPSSTRSFWASRRALRRDEVGRKDDASYAFPISSSTGPARLKSSLFSPPSGEYVNNCEELAYRAAEHSRRPQIPDHTLQVIVNMRSSDARMIACQMSQNAAAGITSPPDSSRTWKTEAERIRESKDEICSNYMQRENSSSAPRTGETPGTGNSRNYKPNGFGLQHTQRTHGETLRKFDKFNDFISPPGIELDMQKIMHFESKEALVVGAPLIETDQIQMKSQQSTKTAENITTVRSSSDGSGYKFSPKAAPTSKSGYARKQVYRRVQNAQPPRATSKTYGRPVVDARKTVEETPKKSSQHNVVVPSPERLVGTSVLVSEPFEDEAVVAFGVDAAKDKASNTSEDVRKKLRGIYEEVIVVDNISMAREIVQKLTHQYRHLIHACDTEVAKIDVKQETPVDHGEVICFSIYSGPEADYGNGKSCVWVDVLDGGGNDLLLEFAPFFEDPKIKKVWHNYSFDNHVLENYGIKLSGFHADTMHMARLWNSSRRTEGGYSLEALTGDREVMSGAALGPEKELIGKISMKTIFGKKKVKKDGSEGKITTLAPVEELQREEQELWISYSSLDAISTLKLYESLRNKLLGMAWRFNGMPQAGKSMFDFYKEYWRPFGEILVKMERDGMLVDRPYLADIEKLAKAEQEVAVNRFRNWASKYCPDAKYMNVGSDTQLRQLFFGGILNSKDPNEALPEEKTFKITNDDGFIEEGKKKASKYRNITLRSIGVKFPTEMYTATGWPSVSGPALKTLAGKVSAEYDLIDEASEVEQLEESNEEIISESKMEGVVSKKVDISQYGTAYGAFLGDEEAGKAACHAIAALCEVCSIDSLISNFILPLQGCNVSGKDGRVHCSLNINTETGRLSARRPNLQNQPALEKDRYKIRQAFIAAPGNSLIVADYGQLELRILAHLANCKSMLDAFKAGGDFHSRTALNMYDHIREAVENEEVLLEWHPQPGEDKPPVPLLKDAFGSERRKAKMLNFSIAYGKTPMGLARDWKVSVEEARKTVDLWYKERQEVLVWQEKRKQEAREHGQVYTLLGRARRFPSFSRASYAQKGHIERAAINTPVQGSAADVAMSAMLQIFKNERLKELGWKLLLQVHDEVILEGPSESAEEAKAIVVDCMSKPFFEGENILTVDLSVDAKCAQNWYAAK